The genomic DNA ACCATTTTCCAggtccctcaacacacacacacacacacacacacacacacacacacacacagagagagagagagagagagagagagagagagagagagagagagagacagagacagagacagacaaacagagacacagacagacagagacagacagtcttTCAACTCATTAGATTCCGTCCTCACATGATATCCTTATACATTTTATGACCATACATACATCTTGAGGAAACCAAAGCTACCAGAGAGATGCACACAGGAAGTGGATTGAATGAGGTATCGTGAAGATCTGGAGTGGGGGATTGAGATAAGGACTATATCTCCAACCCCCTACAAGTCCTCACAGGGGCAAAGTCAAGGCCAAAGGGGTGGCAACAAGGAGCCACACTTTAAAAGCCCCTCAACAACTGGTTCATTGACCGTGATGGTGGGTAAATAGTGAGCTCCCCAGCTCTGGATAAGAACAGGTGGGCTTACAAATCGActgaccccccccacacacacacaagtgggtAGCTGAATTACAAGATCTAGTGAGAGaacaaaggggaaggagggagcccACATGAGAGAGTAAAACTGACGTGGCGCTTTAGCGAGAGGCTAAGGACCATTCTATATGTATGCAAGCGttagaacagaaaacagagagcGCCTGTGAGGCCCCTTATCTACGTGCTCAGCCAGCAGATGGCCCCAGCGTCCTGGCCCCTGGCCTGGACTCTACGTCTACTTATCCTGTTCTATGGGCAGAGCCTGCAGGCCTCTGGCCCAGGGAGCACCAAGTCTACCTGAGCAGTGTCTGTTTACTTGATTGGAAGCTTGGCCCCAGACAAGGGATTGAACTTTCAGCTCTCTCTGTTCCGTCTGCATGGAGCACTCAGGCTTTCTGAGGGTCCTAAGAGAACTCCCAGTCTTTGGGATGGGGAGATCAGGAAGTGACCCCTTTCTCACTGCAGACCCATGACCAGAGGACTTGGAGGGACCAAAACCTTAGGTCATTCACTATCCCAGCCAGACCTGTATCCAGATGCTGTCCTGTGTGTGACTCCTCAAATCAGTCCTGGGAATTAAGCTAGTCCCTGTCCCTACTCAGACAGGGAGCCAGTCTCCATGAAAGATGGTGTCACTGCCAATGAGTGGGCTGTTGGACAGGGATTTGGTAGAGAGTTAGTGGAGCCTGAGGCTAGGATGAAGTGCTGGGTGTCTGACCTGGGCCTGTTCTGCATCCTGCACTGGTCCAAGTAGAAGAGCTGGTACCCATGGTAGCAAGAAGGATGGGGAAAGATGgaatttttatctctttccttcatgtgtcttctttcctcctcatctcccttcccAATCATTTCCTGTTCTTTCCAGGCACAGCTAAAACCCACGGGAAGCCCAACCTCAGCACTTTGCCTGGGCAGGAGCTTGGCGTCCTGTCTTGATTCCCCCTTGTCCCCCTAGTCTCTGTAAACAATGAAGTTGGTGTGATTCCAGACCTGGTTCTCTGTTGTACCACCTCAGCAACCCCTGGCAGCTGCCTgtgtatcaccatccctgattgaACACTCTCAACcaccccagaaacacacacacacacacacacacacacacacacacacaccctacctgcacacgcatacatatgcacatgcatacacacaagcacactcacacatgcacacacaacaccagctgcatgcatacacactcacatatatacaaacatacacacacacatatacaaataggTACATACActtgcatgtgtatacacatatacatgcatacacacacaaacacgctcatacatgcacacacaacactaGCCGcatgtatacacactcacacatatatacatacatacatacatgcacacacatacaggaatacacacacacacacacacacacacacacacacacacacacaccagccccttTCTTCCTAAGAGCGCTCCCACCCCAGGTGGCTTTACTCCTCCACAAGGCGGAAAGCCCTTAAGAGCAGGGGGCCAGGGACAAACACCTGGCAAAATCACTTGACCATCAGGCAACTACCGCTAAAGGAATCCCAAAAGCTGCTTCAACGCTTTTCTTCTTCAACCCCTAGCCTCCTTCCTTTGTTGTCCCTTgacttcccaccccaccccccatgccccaAAAAGCTACTGAGCCCTGTTCAAATCGATTATTTTATTGACAGTTTACATACAGAAGCATTAAGAAAAAGACGTGGGCTCCGGGGTCAACTCCTCCCGGGGCCACCCACGCTTGTGCTGCACTTCGCCCAGAGCCAGAGCGCAGGTCCGGACGCACCCTTGACGCTTTCCTAAAAGAACTAAAAACTGATCCCGCCCGAGTCCCCTCGCagctcccaccctccccctccctccttcctcgcCCATCAGTCCTCagtccctccccccgcccccctacACTACACCGTCACACTTTACAGACACAGACATCTACAGCCCAAGCTCGGCGAGGACTACACGCTGGGCAAACTCTATTATCCTGGGGGGGAAGGGGAAGTCGCAGGGAACTAGAGACTCCCTCCCTGACTTTGCACCCTGatgctgccttgccaggccccaggcAGGCCTGTTGTGGAAATGCAGGAGGAGTCAGAGTTAGCTCTCTGTGCCCCCGGCACGTTACTGCTGGGGTCTGGATCCCATGGAATTGCAAGTGCCACTGTGGCGGGCAACAACCTCTGGCACCTGCGAGACGTTGACAATGAAACTGGGGACCAAGGCTgcaccctaggaaaaaaagaggtGCGCGGTCCTGCAGCGCTTGAAATTAGGAGAGAGACGAAAGAAAACGGATTCCGACTCTACACCTGACACACTCACACCCTGTTCCCCAGATTTTGGGAAGGGGGTGTTAGCACCAGACCCAGAAACGTCGCTGTCTTTGAAAACGACGAAAATAAGAAAATCAGTGCGCTGAGTTGAAAGGCGTCCCAGGCCCCCAACTTGGCTCTAACTGGACAGAAATGGGGCGGGGTAGGAAGGGAGGGACTGGATCCCCGGATTTGGATCATTGTAGGAAATGGGGCTTTGAAACTAAAACTTAGCGGGCTTCTGGAACATGCAATCTTGAAAAGGCAGAGTGGGGTCAAAGTGAAAGCCACAGCGCTCCGCGCTGGGGACCTGTCCTGGGAATGTCGGACAAACCCCGGAACCAACTCCGTTTTTATTAACCTATATATGTGGTCAACGACTGGCGCGTTCcctttgcctccaggttccacTGGGTGGGGTGCGCGGTGGGTTTCGCTGATCATCTCGGTGGACCGGAAGGCATAGACAATTTCTCTCCACCTTTGCTTGGTGTCTTAGAGGAGGTAGGAGCCTGAATGTGCTTTGCATGGGGATGGTGGGGATTCAAGCCGGCCCAGAGGATGACGGCGGCTGGATGGGGACCATTGAATTCAGCCCACTCCTAGAAATCTCTAGTAATGCGAGCCTGGAGGGAGCTAAGGAGGCAGAGTAACTgaaggcttgggggtggggtcagggtcCTGTGAGAGTGATAAAGTCGATAAAGTCCTGCCATGCCTAGGCTACGAGGTACCCAAGGTGGAGGTGGGCAGGCTAGGCGTGCTGTGGGCTCAGCCCGCTGTCTGCCTGTAGTTGCCGTTTATCTCCTGGGCGATGTTGACTGCTTCCGCTCCCAGGGGCAGCCGGTCGCTGTACTCAGAGCCAGCCTCGAACTCCTCCTGATTGGCCTTCGACTGAGACTCTACCAACGAGCAACCCGCCAGGCTTTCCTCTCTCTGAAGGTCCCCTCTTGGGTCCTCCTGCTCCACATCATCAAGGCCCTCCTCCGGGACCTCCTCCCGCTCCTCACCTCCCGCCTCGCCTCGGGCAGGGTAGCTTTTCTCAGACTCAAGGTAGGAGGCACGCGGGTCGAAGTCGGCGGCGATGCGTTTCTCCATAGGGTCGGGGGCCTGTGGCCGCAGTATTAAACGGTAGGGTTTCCCTGGGTGTTTGGCCAGTAGATGGCAGCAGGCGGCACCCAACAGGGGCACAGTGGCCAGCACCAGGAGAAATACGCTCACTGTCACAATAACCAGCAGGGACGGCAGTTCTTTCTTCGTGGAAAATACCACCTGCACGTGGCATGCCTCGCCCGCCAGTGCCAGGCATACAGAATAGTTGGTACCAGGCCGCAGGCCACGAAACCAGTAGGCATTGACCCCCTCCTCCACGCGCGACCACTGAACTGCGGCGCCACCCCCCGCAGGACACAGATAGAGTAGGCGCAGGGGCCGCCTTCCAGGCCGCCGCACTCCGGTAgcaccatctggcccagggcccCAGCGTGCAGCAAGAGGCGTCAGCTGCACTCGAGCCTCACGCTCGGCTACATCCAGAGCGATGACGCCCAGCTCAAAAACGTGAGGCTTGAGCTCTGAGCTCTGGTTGAATGCATGATTAGACACATAACGTGAGGGATCCCCATGGCCACAATGCTTCTCCCCCATCGGATCTGCGGGGATCTGatctcccacttcctctccttcatctgtttcctccagctctgcctcGGTTTCCCCGAGGACGCTGACCCGGGCCAGACCTTGGCCTTTGGTTTTGCCCTCAGGCTTGGAGGGCAGGACGCTGTTGCTACGGCCTTTAGTGGTGGCCTTGCGCTCAGAGGTCGGGGCCTGCGCATCACGTTCTTCCCCCGTTCCAGCAGCATGTTTTGGCGGCCCCGCTGCAGCCACCGTCACCCTTACTGATGTTGAGTTGGTGCCCAGCTCATTATGTGCACGGCATGTGTAGATGCCTGCCTCCTTGGCACTCAGGAGGGGCACCAGGAGAGATCCATTTGAGAGGGCTAAGAAGCGCGGCGTGGCTGGAGGCGCTGGCCAAGCAGGTGCTGGTGTCGGAGATGGAGCTTCAGTCTGTGTAGGCTGGTCCTCATCTCCGTCACCCTCCCCATCCGCTACCTtacctcctccatcttcttccttgCTGAGAACCGGCGGCTCTAATACTACAGTGCCACCCGGGATCTGAAGTTGCCATTGCAGGCGGGGTGTGGGGTGGCCTTCAGCGACGCAGTGTAACATGAAAGCCAAGCCTGCACGCAGAGGGGTGCCGGGCGCCTCAGGCGGCGGCTCTGCGCTCAGACGTACGCTGGGCGCAGCGCAGGGCAGGGCGGGCAGGCGATGCACTGGTACTCCCTGCAGCTCAGGAGGCGAGGCGCAGGCAATAGAATCGGGCTCCGGTAAGGAGACTCGGGTGCTCGCGGCCCAGGCCTGCAGCCACACGAGACCACAGCTACAGTGGAAGGGGTTGTGATAGAGTTGCAGGTGAGACAGCGCACTTAGCGCGTCGAAAGTGCCGGGCTCCAGAGTACGCAGCCGGTTGTTGTTGATGCGCAGAGAACGCAGGTCCGGGAGCGCGCCGAGTGCATCCCGGGGCAGCGATCCCAGGCGGTTGTGGTTCATTTTCAGCAGCTGCAGCGCGCTCAGGTTACGAAGGTCGCTCCAAGGGAAGTTGGATATGAGGTTGTGGCTTAGGTCGAGGTTTTTGAGCTGACTCAGCACTGCCAAAGACCCGGACTCTACGGTGCGCACCTCACTGTGAGCCAGCCACAGCGACGTGACCTGCGTGACGTTGACGAAGGCTCCCCGTCTTAGCACCGTAATCTTGTTGGCGGACAGACTAAGTGTGGTCACGTTCGCTGGCAGTCCTTCTGGGACCTCGCGCAGCTCCTTGTAGGCACAGTCTGCAAATTGGTGGGCGTACTTGTCTACACAGGCGCAAGGCTCAGGACACGCTCTGGCCACACCTAGCAAAGCCCAGGCCAAACACAGGGCTCCAAAGGGCCCCATCACAGCTCCTGCAAAGAGAAGTCAAGGTGAAGAGGTGAGCCAGTCACTTATGCCAcgtctttcttccctcccctaacAAACTCTAGTTCCTAAACCTATGTAGGCGCCAGAAACCCAGTAAAAGCCTACAGATTTAATCAACAGCTTTCTTTCAGGATCCTGTCTTGCCTCTCCAGAGGGCATGGAGCACTCCCTCTAACCTCTCCCCTCAGCCGGAGCTGTCCCGTCTAAAGCTCCAGTGCTTTCAGTCTGCCGTGGGCTCCACACCGACCCTTCTTTCTATACCTTCATTTAACCCGGTGAAATGGAGGTGCAGAAAGATTTTCGTTCAGTGACTGACTGTCTTCTTTGGAATCCTTTGTCCCACGCACAGCACTCGCACACACTTCCTCACAGGCAACAACAGTGCAAACAAAAACTCAGGCACCTCCCTGCAGCTGTCAACTACAAGGCCCTGAGACTCCATCAGGAGGTTCACAATGAATTATATAGACACAAAACCACGGGCACCCAGACAGCTATACAATATGCCCTGGAGATCTCATTGTTTGTTCAACTCAGTGCAGTGTCGCCACAGTGTTCTCCACCATTGAAGCAAAGCACTTTGCCTGTGCACAGTGAGAACTGACAGGCACAAGGACACAAGTCCTCATGTGAACTAGCCCACACTCAAGGACATAGGCGGTACATTGCCCTCCTCTGAGCCTGAACAACCCCCCTCCCAGCGACAGGAGAACTTGTGGGGTGTGGGCAGCCTCCACCCACTTATGCCTTCCAGCCTCCCTCCCGGCCCTGGGTTGCAGCTCCCCACAGGGGAAGAGCCACAACTGCTCAATTATCCCTCCATCTGGGAAGAAAATCCTCCCCCATGCCTAGAGCATGTTGTGGAGACCGtcacagagaagcttcttctctGGATTCCACAGAGCCCAAGCGGAAGCCCCTGCCCACAGGTTCCCAAGGGACAGCCCCTGGCTAATAAACCAGGAGAAGATTCAAGGTTCTATACCTTTCTTCAGAGCCTGAATACACCCCTTGTCTCTAGTCACACAAATACATTAGCACAGATTCCCTGCCCTAACTTGAAGCTCCTGCCAGTCTTGGTAGAATCTCTCCAATACCCAGTCTTTGAGATTAAcgggtctctgtgtgtctctgtctttttctgtctctctgtctctgtctctctctttctctctctgtcccccctccctccctcccctctaaGGGAGATATCCCCCTTCCCAGTTCCTCCTAGACAGCCATTCAACCCTAGTCCAAGAGCTAAGCTGGACCGACCCTGTGGGCTGAGGTTGTGGGGTCGATCCGATCCACTGCTTACCTGATGCTCTCCGCTGCCGCCGGGCTGCAAACCCTTCTCCAGACTCAGGGGACAATCCAAGGGAGCTTCTGGCATCTGTTGCTGTGGCAGTGGGGAGAAAGGGGCAGGGACCTGTAAGAACTCCCCTTGACCCTGAAGTCC from Acomys russatus chromosome 14, mAcoRus1.1, whole genome shotgun sequence includes the following:
- the Islr2 gene encoding immunoglobulin superfamily containing leucine-rich repeat protein 2; translated protein: MGPFGALCLAWALLGVARACPEPCACVDKYAHQFADCAYKELREVPEGLPANVTTLSLSANKITVLRRGAFVNVTQVTSLWLAHSEVRTVESGSLAVLSQLKNLDLSHNLISNFPWSDLRNLSALQLLKMNHNRLGSLPRDALGALPDLRSLRINNNRLRTLEPGTFDALSALSHLQLYHNPFHCSCGLVWLQAWAASTRVSLPEPDSIACASPPELQGVPVHRLPALPCAAPSVRLSAEPPPEAPGTPLRAGLAFMLHCVAEGHPTPRLQWQLQIPGGTVVLEPPVLSKEEDGGGKVADGEGDGDEDQPTQTEAPSPTPAPAWPAPPATPRFLALSNGSLLVPLLSAKEAGIYTCRAHNELGTNSTSVRVTVAAAGPPKHAAGTGEERDAQAPTSERKATTKGRSNSVLPSKPEGKTKGQGLARVSVLGETEAELEETDEGEEVGDQIPADPMGEKHCGHGDPSRYVSNHAFNQSSELKPHVFELGVIALDVAEREARVQLTPLAARWGPGPDGATGVRRPGRRPLRLLYLCPAGGGAAVQWSRVEEGVNAYWFRGLRPGTNYSVCLALAGEACHVQVVFSTKKELPSLLVIVTVSVFLLVLATVPLLGAACCHLLAKHPGKPYRLILRPQAPDPMEKRIAADFDPRASYLESEKSYPARGEAGGEEREEVPEEGLDDVEQEDPRGDLQREESLAGCSLVESQSKANQEEFEAGSEYSDRLPLGAEAVNIAQEINGNYRQTAG